Proteins co-encoded in one Equus caballus isolate H_3958 breed thoroughbred chromosome 31, TB-T2T, whole genome shotgun sequence genomic window:
- the MTRF1L gene encoding peptide chain release factor 1-like, mitochondrial isoform X2, producing MLFTSEIFDMYQRYAAFKRWHFETLEYFPSEIGGLRHASASIGGSEAYKHMKFEGGVHRVQRVPKTEKQGRIHTSTMTVAILPQPTEINLVINPKDLRIDTKRASGAGGQHVNTTDSAVRIVHLPTGVVSECQQERSQLKNREMAMKKLRAKLYSMHVEEETSKRYNARKVQIGTKGRSEKIRTYNFPQNRVTDHRINKSLHDLETFMQGENLLDELVQSLKDYADYESLVDIISKKV from the exons ATGTTGTTTACTTCAGAGATATTTGATATGTATCAGCGATATGCTGCATTTAAAAGATGGCATTTTGAAACCCTGGAATATTTTCCAAGTGAAATAG GTGGCCTTAGACATGCGTCGGCCAGCATTGGGGGGTCAGAAGCCTATAAGCACATGAAATTTGAAGGAGGTGTACACAGAGTACAGAGAGTGCCAAAGACAGAGAAGCAAGGCCGCATCCACACCAGCACCATGACAGTAGCCATATTACCCCAACCTACTGAG ATTAATCTGGTAATTAATCCTAAAGATTTGAGAATCGATACTAAGCGAGCCAGTGGAGCTGGGGGGCAGCACGTAAATACCACGGACAGTGCTGTCCGGATAGTTCATCTTCCAACAG GTGTTGTTTCCGAATGCCAACAAGAGAGATCTCaactgaaaaatagagaaatggctATGAAAAAGTTACGTGCAAAACTATACAGCATGCATGTAGAAGAAGAAACAAGTAAAAGATACAATGCTAGAAAAGTTCAg atTGGAACAAAAGGAAGGTCAGAGAAAATAAGAACATATAATTTTCCACAGAACCGGGTCACAGATCACCGAATAAACAAGTCACTTCATGATCTTGAAACTTTTATGCAAGGAGAGAATCTACTGGATGAACTTGTACAGTCATTGAAGGACTATGCTGATTATGAATCTTTAGTAGACATTATCTCCAAGAAAGTTTAA
- the MTRF1L gene encoding peptide chain release factor 1-like, mitochondrial isoform X1, with amino-acid sequence MPGRKLPPRLPGGPLKAARARGGARSALSPFPKIRAVSRDFIFPKLPALVGLGGRGLAMRSRLLLSAARCLWARRAACPARRHRSCGGALLEELFARGGPLRTFLERQAGAEAQLQARGPELVAVARLLSEKEQELRETEHLLHDENEDLRKLAENEITLCQKEITQLKHQIILLLVPSEETNENDLILEVTAGVGGQEAMLFTSEIFDMYQRYAAFKRWHFETLEYFPSEIGGLRHASASIGGSEAYKHMKFEGGVHRVQRVPKTEKQGRIHTSTMTVAILPQPTEINLVINPKDLRIDTKRASGAGGQHVNTTDSAVRIVHLPTGVVSECQQERSQLKNREMAMKKLRAKLYSMHVEEETSKRYNARKVQIGTKGRSEKIRTYNFPQNRVTDHRINKSLHDLETFMQGENLLDELVQSLKDYADYESLVDIISKKV; translated from the exons ATGCCTGGCCGGAAGTTACCCCCGAGGCTTCCGGGAGGCCCTTTAAAAGCGGCGCGTGCGCGGGGCGGGGCCCGGTCagccctctcccctttccccaaAATCCGCGCGGTGTCGCGAGACTTTATCTTTCCAAAACTTCCGGCGCTGGTCGGCCTCGGAGGTCGCGGATTAGCGATGCGGTCCAGGCTTCTGTTGAGCGCTGCTCGATGTCTTTGGGCCCGCCGGGCTGCATGCCCGGCCCGCCGGCACCGAAGCTGCGGCGGCGCGCTGCTCGAGGAGCTGTTCGCCCGCGGCGGGCCCTTGCGGACCTTCCTCGAGCGCCAGGCAGGGGCTGAAGCCCAGTTGCAGGCCAGGGGGCCTGAGCTGGTGGCGGTGGCCAGACTGCTGAGCGAGAAGGAGCAGGAGCTGCGGGAGACCGAGCACTTGCTGCATG ATGAAAATGAAGACTTAAGGAAACTTGCAGAGAATGAAATAACTTTGTGTCAAAAAGAAATAACTCAGTTGAAGCATCAG ATTATCTTACTTTTGGttccctcagaagaaaccaatgaAAATGATTTGATCCTGGAGGTAACTGCAGGAGTTGGTGGTCAGGAGGCAATGTTGTTTACTTCAGAGATATTTGATATGTATCAGCGATATGCTGCATTTAAAAGATGGCATTTTGAAACCCTGGAATATTTTCCAAGTGAAATAG GTGGCCTTAGACATGCGTCGGCCAGCATTGGGGGGTCAGAAGCCTATAAGCACATGAAATTTGAAGGAGGTGTACACAGAGTACAGAGAGTGCCAAAGACAGAGAAGCAAGGCCGCATCCACACCAGCACCATGACAGTAGCCATATTACCCCAACCTACTGAG ATTAATCTGGTAATTAATCCTAAAGATTTGAGAATCGATACTAAGCGAGCCAGTGGAGCTGGGGGGCAGCACGTAAATACCACGGACAGTGCTGTCCGGATAGTTCATCTTCCAACAG GTGTTGTTTCCGAATGCCAACAAGAGAGATCTCaactgaaaaatagagaaatggctATGAAAAAGTTACGTGCAAAACTATACAGCATGCATGTAGAAGAAGAAACAAGTAAAAGATACAATGCTAGAAAAGTTCAg atTGGAACAAAAGGAAGGTCAGAGAAAATAAGAACATATAATTTTCCACAGAACCGGGTCACAGATCACCGAATAAACAAGTCACTTCATGATCTTGAAACTTTTATGCAAGGAGAGAATCTACTGGATGAACTTGTACAGTCATTGAAGGACTATGCTGATTATGAATCTTTAGTAGACATTATCTCCAAGAAAGTTTAA